The following coding sequences lie in one Armatimonadota bacterium genomic window:
- a CDS encoding 4-hydroxybenzoate octaprenyltransferase, whose product MASEARGWQGFKAFLEMIKVEHSIFALPFAMVGMMWASRTAGLGLFPGWRVFGLIVVAMVSCRSAAMAWNRIADRDIDALNPRTRSRAIPSGILSLRTANIYFYASVVVFLSAAAFLNPLALALAPVALLVTLGYSMTKRFTPLCHFVLGFGLGMAPAAAWVAVQGSLAWEVLPLVGAVMCWTAGFDIIYSLQDEEFDSGQGLHSLPQAVGKARALWVSRFCHIAAVLLLAWSVVLMGGWLVALAGVVFAAGILVYEQSLVKPDDLSRVNLAFFTLNGFVSIGVFLFIWVDWAVRHWL is encoded by the coding sequence ATGGCTTCCGAGGCGCGAGGCTGGCAGGGGTTCAAGGCCTTTTTGGAGATGATCAAGGTCGAGCACTCCATTTTCGCCTTGCCTTTTGCGATGGTTGGCATGATGTGGGCCTCGCGCACGGCGGGGCTCGGCCTGTTTCCGGGATGGCGCGTTTTTGGATTGATCGTCGTGGCCATGGTTAGCTGCCGCAGCGCCGCGATGGCTTGGAACCGGATTGCTGACCGAGACATCGATGCTCTTAATCCAAGGACTCGGTCGCGGGCGATCCCAAGCGGCATTTTGAGCCTGCGGACGGCGAATATCTACTTTTATGCGAGCGTGGTGGTGTTTTTGTCGGCGGCCGCGTTCTTGAATCCGTTGGCTTTGGCGTTGGCGCCGGTTGCCTTGCTTGTCACCCTCGGCTATTCGATGACCAAGAGGTTCACGCCGCTTTGCCACTTTGTGCTGGGCTTTGGGCTAGGGATGGCACCGGCTGCGGCATGGGTTGCCGTGCAGGGGAGCTTGGCGTGGGAAGTCCTGCCGCTCGTTGGGGCGGTGATGTGTTGGACGGCCGGCTTTGACATCATCTACTCCCTGCAGGATGAGGAGTTCGACTCGGGCCAGGGATTGCACAGCCTTCCCCAGGCGGTCGGCAAAGCCCGCGCCCTGTGGGTGAGCCGTTTCTGCCATATCGCGGCGGTTTTGCTGCTGGCCTGGTCGGTTGTGCTGATGGGCGGCTGGCTGGTGGCCCTCGCTGGCGTCGTCTTTGCGGCCGGCATCCTGGTTTACGAACAAAGCCTGGTGAAACCCGACGACCTCAGCCGTGTGAACCTGGCATTTTTTACGTTGAACGGGTTTGTCTCAATCGGCGTGTTCCTTTTCATCTGGGTGGATTGGGCGGTGCGGCATTGGCTCTGA